A part of Leptospira yasudae genomic DNA contains:
- a CDS encoding tetratricopeptide repeat protein, which produces MAEANSTPLSEAELEQVRSILQPLSKNPDISEELNPMLSVFRQKMGYGSQMPSLDEEEETEEPTTPTAEAGDEESDEDFEEPQRPQKPPAKVFEDDDIDLDELLAEPKAAAPADDFSFEEESPAPSADAGDPFADFGMDAEPASTASEDSDAFGDFGLPEEPSSTPSDDFSFGDESPAPSADAGDPFAGLDEMTGGTPSSDDPFAGMGDTTSGESDPFGGSDFGSTPMDDDFGSTPSSSDADPFGDMDSFTSTPEPSGGDSDPFAGMGGLETQGGGEGDFGLSGSEPSGGGDSFDDFMSSSPTPSGGGDDDFFSSPADSGPSPGESDPFADFGDMGAPAGQDPFSDLASSATVSEDPFADFVPSTEEDTLSDIPAGGDSSFESFSPDLDSDVGGDDFDSGSSFGLEADLQGLASDEKQDIDKGLKDEELAIIQKEILRYPPTLRRAVIDAIVQDRLTPRDQKGLLELIKIESSPEEIADFLSGVLGETISVSQRMSGFSKDGVPIISTDPLYTKEGLQRQRKAIRRTIIGIAAGIFLVVGGTLFYRNFIIPNQAAQYYEQGLTLIREAGAYPKNSESRKKKFFEAEESFARGENILPNHLKYLNLYGVEYTRVEEYDRAFEKLFGKVSPDFGAGGEEPSSNAWDKREKVPIITLAKGQIWDNGKLPIAGKIGNENRMVLVAQDGIQRKIMKAGAYIVMRLEKQTHDNPTYKNLGRFHSSIMPSFTETSLGGGKYKNDQLAINFFKQVYTDGNEPYDEESTAGIAKIYYNRREFGKAASFYNKIVEIDPSSPVGQGGLLSTYIEMWKEDGNPQFVINHHRQIKNNLDIEKKLSLHVLSKLASFYTDLNKKELRIRYNINPMDQVSGMEVNDNALEILDLIYHKTEEDPVTGVEIDGSEYAEGYYQRGRYFASIKESIQARRFFEKAATLDPAHYLASTELAENAIRLANFGEADKLLNESLKRFENYKQSYGAREEDETLIQGNVGRIYFDKARIQYLSAAGIHEKDKITEFPGRKIYPFRARAAMDAIAKTRSMELKNSLDGFSKAEAVQTDENEFTLIRRWRTPLPAGIQRELRYFKGWVDYMSGDFAASLNEWSGFEDEDEYNHSTLLMGKANAFYYTGQYKASLGNYLKVQDDMEEKLLNMGLPKPDDPYHQEVYQTLVAAYNNIGAVYEKQGNTAEALKHYWKAIETARKINEVSEIAMSNKDLMFKKEAIGQDPLLEDWLSPTLDSVKKLARE; this is translated from the coding sequence ATGGCAGAGGCGAATTCTACCCCATTGAGCGAAGCGGAATTAGAACAAGTTCGTTCTATTCTCCAGCCTCTTTCCAAAAACCCGGATATTTCGGAAGAACTCAATCCGATGCTTTCCGTTTTCCGTCAGAAGATGGGATACGGATCGCAAATGCCTTCCCTCGACGAGGAAGAAGAAACCGAAGAACCGACTACTCCTACCGCGGAAGCGGGAGACGAAGAATCGGACGAGGATTTTGAAGAACCGCAAAGACCGCAAAAGCCTCCTGCAAAAGTATTCGAAGACGACGATATCGATTTAGACGAACTCTTAGCGGAGCCGAAAGCTGCGGCTCCCGCCGATGATTTTTCCTTTGAGGAAGAATCACCTGCACCTTCCGCGGACGCGGGCGATCCGTTTGCCGACTTCGGAATGGACGCGGAACCCGCTTCTACCGCTTCGGAAGATTCCGACGCGTTCGGTGATTTCGGACTTCCGGAAGAACCCAGTTCCACTCCTTCCGATGATTTTTCTTTCGGAGACGAAAGCCCCGCTCCTTCCGCCGACGCGGGAGATCCGTTTGCGGGCTTAGATGAAATGACCGGAGGAACTCCTTCCTCCGACGATCCGTTCGCGGGAATGGGAGATACGACTTCGGGAGAATCCGATCCGTTCGGCGGTTCCGATTTCGGTTCGACTCCAATGGACGACGACTTCGGTTCAACTCCTTCCAGTTCCGACGCGGACCCGTTCGGAGATATGGACTCCTTTACTTCCACACCGGAACCGAGCGGCGGGGATTCCGATCCGTTCGCAGGAATGGGCGGCCTTGAAACGCAAGGCGGCGGTGAGGGCGACTTCGGACTTTCCGGTTCGGAACCGTCCGGTGGCGGAGATTCTTTCGACGACTTCATGTCTTCTTCCCCAACCCCATCCGGCGGCGGAGACGATGATTTTTTCAGTTCCCCTGCGGACTCCGGTCCTTCTCCGGGAGAATCGGACCCGTTTGCCGACTTCGGCGATATGGGTGCGCCTGCGGGACAAGATCCGTTTTCGGATCTTGCTTCTTCCGCTACGGTTTCGGAAGATCCGTTCGCGGATTTCGTTCCTTCCACCGAAGAAGACACGTTATCCGACATCCCGGCCGGAGGAGATTCTTCCTTTGAATCCTTTAGTCCCGACTTGGACAGCGATGTAGGCGGCGACGATTTCGATTCTGGAAGTTCCTTCGGTCTCGAAGCGGACTTACAAGGCCTTGCCAGCGATGAAAAACAGGACATCGACAAGGGCCTCAAAGACGAAGAACTCGCGATCATTCAAAAGGAAATTCTCCGTTACCCGCCCACTCTGCGCCGCGCGGTCATCGACGCGATCGTTCAAGATCGACTTACGCCGAGAGATCAAAAAGGTCTATTAGAACTTATTAAAATAGAAAGTTCTCCGGAGGAAATCGCGGATTTCCTTTCGGGAGTTTTGGGAGAAACGATTTCCGTTTCTCAGAGAATGAGCGGTTTCTCCAAAGACGGGGTTCCGATCATCTCCACCGATCCTCTCTACACAAAAGAAGGATTACAAAGACAAAGAAAGGCGATCCGCAGAACGATCATCGGGATCGCCGCCGGTATTTTTCTCGTGGTCGGCGGAACGTTATTTTACAGAAATTTCATCATCCCGAATCAGGCGGCTCAGTATTACGAACAAGGTCTGACCTTGATCCGCGAAGCCGGAGCGTATCCGAAAAACAGCGAGTCCCGCAAAAAGAAATTCTTTGAAGCGGAAGAATCCTTTGCGAGAGGAGAAAACATTCTCCCGAACCACCTCAAGTATTTGAACCTCTACGGCGTGGAATATACGCGGGTCGAAGAATACGACCGCGCCTTTGAAAAATTATTCGGTAAGGTCAGCCCCGATTTCGGCGCGGGCGGCGAAGAACCTTCTTCCAACGCTTGGGACAAACGCGAGAAAGTCCCCATCATAACACTTGCCAAAGGTCAGATTTGGGATAACGGAAAACTTCCGATCGCCGGGAAAATCGGAAACGAAAACCGCATGGTTCTCGTCGCTCAAGACGGAATTCAAAGAAAGATCATGAAGGCCGGAGCCTACATCGTGATGCGTCTGGAAAAACAAACGCACGACAATCCTACGTATAAGAATTTGGGAAGATTCCATTCTTCCATTATGCCTTCCTTCACCGAAACTTCTCTCGGAGGCGGAAAGTATAAGAACGATCAACTCGCGATCAACTTTTTCAAACAGGTGTATACGGACGGAAACGAACCGTATGACGAGGAATCCACCGCAGGAATCGCAAAAATCTATTACAACCGGAGAGAATTCGGTAAGGCCGCGTCCTTTTACAACAAGATCGTGGAAATCGATCCTTCCAGTCCCGTCGGCCAAGGCGGCCTCCTCTCCACGTATATCGAAATGTGGAAAGAAGACGGAAATCCTCAGTTCGTCATCAATCATCACAGACAGATCAAGAACAACTTGGACATAGAGAAAAAACTTTCTCTGCACGTCCTTTCCAAACTCGCGTCCTTCTACACCGATCTGAACAAAAAAGAATTACGGATTCGTTATAATATCAATCCGATGGATCAGGTTTCGGGAATGGAAGTCAACGACAACGCCCTCGAGATTTTGGATCTGATCTATCATAAAACGGAAGAAGATCCCGTCACGGGAGTCGAAATCGACGGCTCGGAATACGCGGAAGGTTATTATCAAAGAGGAAGATACTTCGCTTCGATCAAGGAATCGATTCAAGCCAGAAGATTTTTCGAAAAGGCCGCGACGCTCGATCCAGCGCATTATCTCGCTTCCACGGAACTCGCGGAAAACGCGATCCGTCTCGCGAACTTCGGCGAAGCCGACAAACTGTTAAACGAATCCCTCAAACGATTCGAGAATTACAAACAAAGTTACGGCGCGAGAGAAGAAGACGAAACGTTGATTCAAGGAAACGTCGGACGTATTTATTTCGACAAGGCGAGAATCCAATACTTGTCCGCGGCCGGAATTCACGAAAAAGATAAGATCACCGAATTTCCGGGCCGCAAGATCTATCCGTTCCGCGCGAGAGCCGCGATGGACGCGATCGCAAAAACGAGATCCATGGAACTTAAAAATTCTTTGGACGGTTTTTCCAAAGCGGAAGCGGTTCAAACCGACGAAAACGAATTCACTCTCATCCGCAGATGGAGAACTCCGCTCCCTGCCGGAATTCAAAGAGAACTTCGTTACTTCAAAGGTTGGGTGGATTATATGAGCGGAGATTTTGCCGCTTCGCTCAACGAATGGTCCGGTTTCGAAGACGAGGACGAATACAACCATTCCACCCTTCTCATGGGAAAAGCGAACGCGTTTTATTACACCGGTCAATACAAAGCGAGCCTCGGAAATTATCTCAAGGTTCAAGACGACATGGAAGAAAAATTGTTGAATATGGGCCTTCCGAAACCGGATGATCCGTATCACCAAGAAGTCTACCAGACGTTAGTCGCCGCTTACAACAACATCGGAGCGGTTTATGAAAAACAGGGAAACACCGCAGAGGCTCTGAAACATTACTGGAAAGCGATCGAAACCGCGAGAAAGATCAACGAAGTCTCCGAAATAGCGATGTCGAACA
- a CDS encoding carbohydrate-binding module 48, which translates to MLFRKLIELLFRMKSIPTTKVLLALLLTITVAIGADDAGNWIGSFSSEDYEDFLEPVEKEKIYYYWQMEKLKRAVAPRYIRYIDSSLSLETGKLLNRGILFTFEGIENEDVSVCGNFSLWRCIPLKKNDHGVFYTVYNPESRDTIREELKILEYKFRVDGLFTHDPSNSDSVEDGDGSLVSRLVAIPSGPDKHVTTRILEDSPFEELEYRTVEFRIYAPDAEMITLVGDFNHWDPEEDVLKKEKDVFTLIKKMKPGTYLYNFVRDGKIILDTFNQNTRLREDTGEISSYLTVPERSYALEAK; encoded by the coding sequence ATGCTTTTTCGAAAACTGATCGAACTTTTATTCAGAATGAAATCGATCCCTACTACAAAAGTTTTACTCGCACTTCTATTGACCATCACCGTTGCCATCGGAGCGGACGACGCAGGAAATTGGATCGGTTCCTTTTCGTCCGAAGACTACGAGGACTTCTTGGAGCCGGTGGAAAAAGAAAAGATCTACTACTATTGGCAAATGGAGAAGTTGAAACGGGCCGTGGCTCCGCGTTATATCCGTTACATCGATTCATCCTTGTCTTTGGAAACGGGAAAACTACTGAACCGCGGAATTCTTTTCACCTTTGAAGGAATCGAAAACGAAGACGTTTCCGTCTGCGGAAATTTTTCGCTTTGGAGATGTATTCCGCTGAAGAAGAACGACCACGGAGTTTTTTACACCGTCTACAATCCCGAAAGCAGGGACACGATCCGCGAAGAATTGAAAATTTTAGAATACAAGTTCCGAGTCGACGGTCTGTTTACGCACGACCCGTCTAACTCGGATTCGGTGGAAGACGGGGACGGTTCCTTGGTTTCCCGACTCGTTGCGATTCCGTCCGGTCCGGACAAACACGTGACCACGAGGATCTTGGAAGATTCTCCCTTTGAAGAATTGGAATATAGAACCGTAGAGTTTCGAATTTATGCGCCGGACGCGGAGATGATTACGCTGGTAGGGGACTTCAATCACTGGGACCCCGAAGAGGACGTTCTTAAAAAAGAAAAGGACGTGTTCACTCTCATCAAGAAGATGAAACCGGGAACCTATCTCTACAACTTCGTTCGAGACGGAAAGATCATCTTGGACACGTTCAATCAAAACACCAGACTTCGGGAAGATACGGGAGAAATTTCTTCGTATCTTACGGTTCCCGAACGTTCGTACGCTTTGGAAGCGAAATAA
- the trxB gene encoding thioredoxin-disulfide reductase encodes MAHKIVIIGSGPAGHTAAIYAARANLNPVMYEGFMAGGIAAGGQLTTTTEVENFPGFPAGIDGTQLTQLFREQSIKYGTTIHTQTITKVDFSSRPFKLWSDDELIEAEAVIIATGATAKRMHVSGEDTYWQRGISACAVCDGALPIYRNKELAVVGGGDSAVEEASHLTKFASKVYLVHRRDSLRASKIMQKRATTHPKIEIIWNSQVQEAKGDGKNLTMLTLQDTVNGQKKELAVGGLFYAIGHKPNTDIFEGILDLDETGYIKTVPGTTQTSVEGVFAAGDVQDKVYRQAITAAGSGCMAALEAERWLESREE; translated from the coding sequence ATGGCCCACAAAATAGTCATTATCGGTTCCGGACCCGCCGGACATACCGCGGCGATTTATGCCGCACGTGCAAATTTGAACCCTGTTATGTACGAGGGCTTTATGGCCGGTGGAATCGCCGCGGGCGGACAACTTACCACCACCACCGAGGTCGAAAACTTTCCCGGCTTTCCCGCCGGAATCGACGGTACACAATTGACCCAACTCTTCCGCGAACAATCCATCAAATACGGAACTACGATTCACACCCAGACCATCACCAAGGTGGATTTTTCTTCCCGTCCGTTTAAACTTTGGTCCGACGACGAACTCATCGAAGCCGAGGCCGTCATCATCGCGACCGGAGCCACTGCGAAGCGGATGCATGTAAGCGGAGAAGATACGTACTGGCAACGGGGTATTTCCGCGTGCGCCGTCTGCGACGGCGCACTCCCGATTTATCGAAACAAAGAACTCGCCGTGGTCGGCGGCGGCGACTCAGCGGTGGAAGAAGCGTCCCACCTGACGAAGTTTGCTTCCAAAGTTTATCTCGTTCATAGAAGAGATTCTTTACGAGCTTCCAAGATCATGCAGAAACGCGCGACCACGCATCCTAAGATCGAAATCATCTGGAACTCGCAAGTGCAGGAAGCGAAAGGAGACGGAAAGAATTTAACCATGCTCACTCTGCAAGACACGGTCAACGGTCAAAAGAAAGAACTCGCCGTGGGCGGTCTTTTTTATGCGATCGGTCACAAACCGAACACGGATATCTTTGAAGGAATTTTGGATCTGGACGAGACCGGTTATATCAAAACCGTTCCCGGAACGACTCAAACCAGCGTTGAAGGCGTGTTTGCGGCCGGAGATGTTCAGGATAAAGTGTATCGTCAAGCGATCACCGCCGCAGGCTCGGGTTGTATGGCCGCGCTCGAAGCGGAACGTTGGCTGGAATCCAGAGAAGAATAA
- a CDS encoding LA_2490 family SGNH/GDSL-type esterase, with translation MKGFFIRAGQVLAFFVLVFLGTEILLNLLKAPSLQFYRDQKILHRYNPIYYVDLAPNQDIYIRHFAGKWEGRFRTNSLGMRGLEEADPEKPKLACLGDSLVMGFGVSDEDTFCHQLNGIELKGGRRQALNLAVDAYGSLGAVRRLKDMAPKLKNLKEVLFFVSGNDFTIPDELRAKGMLSDDEVDEIRDKDPSFNRNFQIQFELSRASYTLQALKLAFEQLKVQYAFTKFRLQSEWNSTGLSASSSAEQTPAKYMKDSFFRTPETKCDPNTKTTFEKTNVSPTSTSGAVLNPIPDNMSREEYKKQYCPEPIPDYFTCVDKEPNLASLEPLPQITQKAYNEMVEYSRANGIRLIVVLMPIQVEEIFCRNRGLYHPLENYALRAAAYFEKKGVPVLKLRKQTEEMCGEVIDSPQGKKFSGIRDYFIPEDGHLTVPGNRWAKRSVEKQLKELEKNAL, from the coding sequence ATGAAAGGATTCTTCATCCGGGCAGGGCAAGTCCTTGCGTTCTTCGTCCTTGTATTCTTAGGAACGGAAATACTTCTCAATCTTCTCAAAGCGCCTTCTTTGCAGTTTTACAGAGATCAGAAGATTCTCCATCGATACAATCCCATCTATTACGTCGATTTAGCTCCCAATCAGGACATTTATATCCGTCATTTTGCCGGAAAGTGGGAAGGAAGATTCAGAACCAATTCCTTAGGAATGCGCGGATTGGAAGAAGCAGATCCCGAAAAACCGAAGCTCGCTTGTTTGGGAGACAGTCTCGTGATGGGATTCGGAGTTTCGGATGAGGACACGTTCTGTCATCAACTCAACGGAATCGAGTTGAAGGGGGGACGCAGACAGGCTCTGAATCTCGCCGTAGACGCCTACGGTTCGTTAGGTGCCGTTCGCAGGCTGAAAGACATGGCTCCTAAACTGAAGAATCTCAAAGAGGTTTTGTTTTTCGTTTCGGGCAACGACTTTACGATCCCCGACGAACTACGAGCCAAGGGAATGCTTTCGGACGACGAGGTGGATGAGATCCGGGATAAGGACCCTTCATTCAATCGGAACTTTCAGATTCAGTTCGAGTTGTCTCGGGCATCGTACACGCTGCAAGCTTTGAAATTGGCGTTCGAGCAGTTGAAGGTTCAATACGCGTTTACCAAATTTCGATTGCAGTCCGAATGGAATTCGACAGGGCTTTCGGCGAGTTCGAGCGCGGAACAAACTCCCGCAAAGTATATGAAGGATTCATTTTTTAGAACTCCCGAAACGAAGTGCGATCCGAATACGAAGACTACATTCGAAAAAACGAATGTATCTCCGACATCGACGTCCGGTGCGGTTTTGAATCCAATTCCGGACAACATGTCCCGGGAAGAATATAAAAAACAATATTGTCCCGAACCGATTCCCGATTATTTTACCTGCGTGGACAAAGAGCCGAACCTTGCTTCTCTCGAACCGCTCCCCCAGATTACGCAAAAAGCGTATAACGAAATGGTGGAATATTCCCGAGCGAACGGAATCCGTTTGATCGTCGTTTTAATGCCGATCCAAGTGGAAGAAATTTTTTGTAGAAACCGAGGACTCTATCATCCTCTCGAAAATTATGCGCTTCGCGCAGCCGCTTATTTTGAAAAGAAGGGCGTTCCCGTTTTAAAACTCAGAAAACAAACCGAGGAAATGTGCGGGGAAGTGATCGATTCTCCCCAAGGAAAAAAATTCTCGGGGATTCGAGACTACTTTATTCCGGAAGACGGGCACTTGACGGTTCCCGGAAACCGTTGGGCGAAACGTTCGGTGGAAAAACAGCTCAAGGAATTGGAAAAGAATGCTCTTTAA
- a CDS encoding MBOAT family O-acyltransferase yields the protein MLFNSVQYLIFAPVVILVYFWIPARFQRLWLLLASLYFYAIFKIPFILLLIYSIVLTYYAVKGMEAAHSKFLKLLCLNAAVWGNLLLLYVFKYMDFSIHAWNIFTNSQPCDPFYVSLTGALLPMGISFFTLQAISYAVDVYRGTVPQAKSLFQFGLFLSFFPQLVAGPIIRAQDMLHQFLENYTYRKENLLPGIRQLAWGLFKKTFVADPISMTVDPVFANPGAYDSWSLLVTSFLFSFQIYCDFSGYSDVAIGTGRIMGYSIPENFVRPFLSQTVTEFWRRWHISFSSWLRDYIYISLGGNRVSIPRAYFNVFFTTFISGLWHGADWNFIIWGACHASVMVFERFIFSFSILKRGWDKIPEWIKYVYPFFVFSFSMFFFRAKPSLEHGYETSLDLAFAIVKRSFSFESGQSLSVPFSVLFAVIVLFGADFLQEKKSNWMERLQNKPWVVYPLAGMMILVGFILYSVTVSQPFLYFQF from the coding sequence ATGCTCTTTAATTCGGTTCAGTATCTTATCTTTGCGCCCGTAGTCATTCTCGTTTATTTTTGGATTCCTGCAAGATTTCAGAGATTGTGGCTTCTTCTGGCGAGTTTGTATTTTTATGCCATATTCAAAATTCCTTTTATTCTTCTTTTGATTTATTCGATCGTATTGACCTATTATGCGGTCAAGGGAATGGAAGCGGCACATTCCAAATTTCTTAAGTTGCTCTGTCTGAACGCGGCGGTCTGGGGAAATTTACTTCTTCTTTACGTATTCAAATACATGGACTTTTCGATCCATGCGTGGAATATCTTTACGAATTCGCAACCTTGCGATCCTTTTTACGTTTCTTTGACCGGCGCATTGTTACCGATGGGGATTTCCTTTTTCACATTGCAGGCGATTTCTTACGCGGTGGACGTGTATCGCGGAACGGTTCCGCAGGCGAAGAGTTTGTTTCAGTTCGGATTATTTTTGTCCTTCTTTCCTCAGTTGGTTGCGGGGCCGATTATCCGTGCGCAGGATATGCTCCATCAGTTTCTGGAGAATTACACTTACAGAAAGGAAAATCTTCTTCCCGGAATTCGTCAGCTTGCATGGGGTCTTTTTAAAAAGACATTCGTGGCCGATCCGATATCGATGACGGTCGATCCGGTGTTCGCAAATCCGGGGGCGTACGATTCTTGGTCTTTGCTTGTGACTTCCTTTTTGTTTTCGTTTCAGATTTATTGCGACTTTTCCGGATATTCGGACGTTGCGATCGGAACCGGAAGAATCATGGGATATTCGATTCCCGAAAACTTTGTGCGTCCGTTTTTATCCCAGACCGTAACCGAGTTCTGGAGAAGATGGCATATCTCCTTCTCCTCTTGGCTTCGGGATTACATTTATATTTCTCTCGGTGGAAATCGAGTGAGCATCCCCCGCGCTTACTTCAACGTATTTTTTACGACGTTTATCAGCGGACTCTGGCACGGAGCCGATTGGAACTTTATCATTTGGGGAGCGTGTCACGCTTCCGTGATGGTGTTCGAACGGTTTATCTTTTCTTTTTCGATCTTGAAACGAGGTTGGGACAAGATTCCGGAATGGATCAAATACGTTTATCCGTTTTTCGTATTTTCGTTTTCGATGTTTTTCTTTCGCGCAAAACCTTCTCTTGAACACGGATATGAAACGAGTTTGGACTTGGCGTTTGCGATTGTTAAGCGAAGTTTCTCGTTTGAAAGCGGCCAAAGTCTCTCTGTTCCGTTTTCCGTTCTGTTTGCAGTGATCGTGTTGTTCGGCGCCGATTTTTTACAAGAGAAGAAATCGAATTGGATGGAACGTCTCCAAAACAAGCCTTGGGTGGTCTATCCTCTTGCGGGTATGATGATTCTGGTGGGATTTATTTTATACAGCGTAACCGTTAGTCAGCCGTTCTTGTATTTTCAGTTTTGA
- a CDS encoding DUF1564 domain-containing protein yields the protein MGVLLLHSDYKLDGVLQEITTNVVTLIVPEATLSLYSESERRQLARRIPELLERYSKYLTAIPRLGHKAGKTVYQNSPGPKKMKRINVRLSTGSWALFGTLAQAHGVSRCFLFNFLLELDRAGVGYSIVNTMNEGGPTFHRNYSYILHLDLLNNRITRTLQCVPENSFYVLDYRDWFDS from the coding sequence ATGGGCGTGCTGCTTCTCCATTCAGATTATAAACTCGATGGCGTTCTTCAGGAAATTACCACAAACGTAGTAACTCTGATTGTTCCGGAGGCGACCTTATCTCTTTATTCAGAGTCAGAACGGAGGCAACTCGCCAGGAGAATCCCCGAGCTTTTAGAAAGATATTCGAAATATCTAACGGCAATTCCTCGATTGGGTCATAAAGCGGGGAAGACAGTGTATCAAAATAGTCCCGGTCCGAAAAAAATGAAACGGATCAATGTCCGACTGAGTACGGGAAGTTGGGCATTGTTCGGAACTCTTGCGCAAGCCCACGGAGTTTCCCGCTGTTTTCTTTTTAATTTTCTTTTGGAATTGGATCGGGCCGGAGTCGGATATTCTATCGTGAATACGATGAATGAAGGAGGTCCTACATTCCACAGGAATTACAGTTATATCCTCCACCTCGACCTATTAAACAACAGAATTACGAGAACACTTCAGTGCGTTCCCGAAAACTCATTTTACGTTTTAGATTACAGAGACTGGTTCGATTCCTAA
- a CDS encoding LA_2486 family SGNH/GDSL-type esterase, producing the protein MKSFFTRKILFRSFLVLIALAVLGEILLRIFPPAGLIYKLRDKQVHCIEEREIPEIMLCPNSDTILPHPAGFTFRVRVDERAERIVSEEPVLPGSKPEVWLMGDSIAYGFGQNDEDTIAWKMQEALRSSGIQVRNLGVDSLGTGGIQRRMERALICKDNQRKNCILPKAVFWIYHPSDLQDVHREFYLRNSVYGRWLFRGSVFLSRYSALYNYSKIRSEMRRLEKLRENGPEIIPETLSNHPHDHPSFKEMKRFFDVCKELKIPLTVVLYPNGTHGLTPLPSTPLLDLVAMIAQQKGIPVLDTRLDFLSEYEKNRTDFYLQNDGHPNPTSARLISKRILDRISVPIPVGVGR; encoded by the coding sequence ATGAAATCGTTTTTTACCCGTAAGATTCTTTTCCGTTCTTTTCTTGTTTTGATCGCCTTGGCGGTGTTAGGTGAAATTCTCTTGAGAATTTTTCCGCCCGCAGGATTGATCTATAAACTCCGGGACAAACAAGTTCATTGTATCGAAGAACGGGAAATTCCCGAAATTATGCTTTGTCCGAACTCGGATACGATTCTTCCTCATCCCGCGGGTTTTACGTTTCGAGTGCGCGTCGATGAACGCGCGGAAAGAATCGTTTCGGAGGAACCGGTTCTCCCCGGTAGTAAACCAGAAGTCTGGTTGATGGGAGATTCCATCGCATACGGTTTCGGTCAGAATGACGAAGATACGATCGCATGGAAAATGCAGGAAGCGTTGCGATCATCGGGAATTCAGGTTCGAAACTTGGGCGTGGATTCTCTCGGCACAGGCGGCATTCAAAGAAGAATGGAACGCGCTCTGATTTGCAAAGACAATCAACGGAAGAATTGTATTTTACCGAAAGCGGTTTTTTGGATCTATCATCCTTCGGATTTGCAGGACGTTCATAGAGAATTCTATTTAAGGAATTCCGTTTATGGAAGATGGCTCTTTCGAGGTTCCGTTTTTTTATCCAGATACAGCGCTCTTTACAACTATTCTAAGATTCGAAGCGAGATGCGACGCTTAGAGAAGCTCCGCGAGAACGGTCCCGAAATCATTCCCGAAACTCTTTCCAATCATCCGCACGATCATCCATCGTTCAAAGAGATGAAACGGTTTTTCGACGTTTGCAAAGAATTAAAAATTCCATTGACGGTCGTTTTGTATCCGAATGGAACGCATGGTTTGACTCCTCTTCCATCAACGCCTTTGTTGGATTTGGTGGCCATGATTGCCCAGCAGAAAGGAATTCCCGTTTTGGATACGAGACTGGATTTTCTGAGTGAATACGAGAAGAATCGAACGGATTTTTATCTGCAGAATGATGGACATCCGAATCCGACTTCCGCTCGCTTGATTTCTAAGCGAATCTTGGATAGAATTTCAGTTCCTATTCCGGTGGGAGTTGGTCGGTAG
- the xerD gene encoding site-specific tyrosine recombinase XerD translates to MTSSHNNLLQNFQEYLSVEKGLSDNSIYSYGYDLNKFKNFLEKEHIDFLEVQANDIMRFLNEEKDRKISSKTIAREVVAIRQFYKFLKDEKKLDTNPTEKIETPEVMRSIPDYLTQEEIEELFASIREDNLYELRDKCIFELLYSSGLRISEACNLRLSDMDLEGMTLTVEGKGGRQRLVPFGEKSLDILNRYLKQSRPFILKARNCEYLFVSKKGSYINRKSVWRLLNHYIKRTSISKKVTPHTLRHSFATHLLENHADLKSVQELLGHIDISTTQIYTHMANKTLKEVHKKFHPRG, encoded by the coding sequence GTGACATCTTCACATAACAACCTACTTCAAAATTTCCAGGAATATCTCTCCGTAGAAAAGGGATTAAGCGACAACTCGATTTACTCCTACGGTTACGATTTGAACAAGTTTAAGAACTTTCTGGAAAAGGAACACATCGATTTCCTTGAAGTCCAGGCGAACGATATCATGCGTTTTTTGAACGAGGAGAAGGATCGAAAGATCAGCTCCAAAACCATCGCGAGGGAAGTCGTCGCGATCCGACAGTTTTACAAGTTTCTAAAGGACGAGAAAAAGCTCGATACCAACCCGACTGAAAAGATAGAAACTCCCGAGGTCATGCGGAGCATTCCCGATTATCTGACTCAGGAAGAAATCGAAGAATTGTTTGCAAGCATTCGCGAAGACAACCTCTACGAACTCAGAGACAAGTGCATCTTCGAATTGTTATATTCCTCCGGTTTGAGAATTTCGGAAGCCTGCAATCTCAGATTGAGCGACATGGATCTGGAAGGAATGACTCTCACCGTCGAGGGAAAGGGCGGTCGCCAAAGACTCGTTCCGTTCGGCGAAAAATCCTTGGACATTCTCAATCGTTATTTGAAACAAAGCAGACCTTTTATTCTCAAAGCGAGAAACTGCGAATACCTTTTCGTTTCCAAAAAAGGATCGTATATCAATCGCAAATCCGTGTGGAGACTTTTGAATCATTACATCAAACGGACTTCCATCTCGAAAAAAGTGACTCCTCACACGCTCCGTCACTCTTTTGCGACTCACTTGCTGGAGAATCACGCGGATCTCAAATCGGTTCAGGAACTTTTGGGTCACATCGATATTTCCACCACGCAGATCTATACGCACATGGCGAATAAGACTCTCAAGGAAGTTCATAAGAAGTTTCATCCGAGAGGATAA